The Cytobacillus sp. NJ13 sequence ACTACATCATCCAAATATTTAGTAGTATTATATCCTGTAATTTTCAAACTTTTTGGTATCACATTATTACCAGGTAATTTCACGCTCTGAACAGTAAAGAAGTGACGGGGCTGTTCCATTTCTTCGTATATTTTTGGTGTAATCTTATGCATATCATATTCTTTCCCATTTTTATCAACAATGACTCCTTCATAGTCTCCCTCCATTGAATTATTTTCTTGCTCAGTCTCAATAAAGTAATGAAGCGATTCATACGCTCGATTCTTAATTTTATGATTACTGAAGATAACGGTGGTCGGCTGACCAATTTCCACCTTATCAATGGAGATAGTGCTGCCTGCATATTCAAAGGTTTGAGGATATTCCCTGGAAGCATCAAGTTTAATCGTTTTATGATCTTCAATTGATAAATACACACTAGCAAATTGAACCTTAACCTCATTTGTTTCTGTTTCAAAAAGAGGTTCAAAATGCGCCTGGAAAATGCTCCAATTGATATCTGGCTGATTATGCACATAAGAATTTCCATATAGATCAGCTTTCAAAAATTTATTGTTAACTTCAAGATCATTAAAATTGATCATCTCTAATCGCTTCGCTGGCTGTTCATTATTAATGCCATATTGCAGAATTGTCGCTGTTGGTGCAAGGATTAATTTATCCAGCCGGACTGGGACTCCCTCAAGTTCAATTTTTTCATTTAATGCATACTCAGTGGATGGCTGTTTTGTGACAGGGATCTCAAAGTTCCACTCCCCTTTTTCCGGCTCCATACTCATGTAAGAATCAGAGGAGTCACGCTTTAGTTTCATAACTTTATTTAATTTGAGTTTAATTGTACCTGTATCCTCTTTCAGCGGCCTAAGACTCATCTTCCCATGATAAATGTTCTTTTCCTTATTATTAAGATCTGATTCAATATCTGGGGGGAAGTACCTTGGATAGGTATTTGCCATCATGATTTTCCCTTCGTCCTCTATAAAAACGCCATCATCAAAGTTAATCATAAATTGATTGTTTTCATTTGTATCTTCAATCTCATAAAATATAAGGGTCTGAACATCATCAGCAATCGCACCCTTAATTTTTATTTTCACCCCACTACTTTCTGCTTCCAGGTTCAGCCTTTCACCCACATCCTCCTGGAGAAAGGCACGGAGCTCCTGGTTTTCCTCTGTCCAGGTGTAAAAAAGTTTTGAAAAGACACCTGTAAAAATCCCTGCAAAAATGACTAAAACGAATATACTTGCGGCAATAAACCCATTTCTTTTACGTTTATTCTTCTTTTGCTGATCGAGACTTTCCCTTTCTGCAATCCGTTCTTTGACATTTTCCATAAAACCAGCTGGTACACTGAATTTCTCAATCGCTTCAGTAAAGCTCACCATAACTTCCTGTAAGGCTGCTAAATCCTCCTGGCAGTCCTGGCAATGATAGATATGCATTTCAAAATCAATTTTTGCGGGCCGTTCCAGGTTTCTCTCCAGATAATCAACGTAAAGCATTTGGTACTCGTTACAGCCGTGATAGTGCTCTCCATATCCCATTCCGTTTCTGAGTGACTGCAGTCCTGAGAATAAAAGCTCCTTAACCTGCTCGGCCGAAACCTGGAGAAGCTGTGCTGTTTCGTCCTTAAAGAGTCCTTTTATGTATGTTAAAACCAGTACTTCTCTTTCCTTTTCTTTTAACTGATGGAGTTCATGAAATATCTCTTGATGGGAATCAAATTCCTCCGAAGCTTGTAAACTTTTATTAAGAGCAAGCTCCCGGCAGATATGGATAAAAATAGATAAAATCCACATTTCGAAAGATGTGCTGCTTTTAAAGCTTGGCAGCTCCTTGTGCACCCGTAAAATGGCTCTATAAAAAAGCTCCTCTATCTTGCGTTGGCTCCCAAGATAGGACCAGCCAATTGCATAAAAGGATCGCTGATGCTGTTTGAACCAGCTAACGATGGATTCTATGTCTTTTACTCTTATCGTCACTGGTAAAATGGGATTGTTTTTTGCTGGGATGATCAAGACCATTCTCCCCTCTATGTATGCCTAATTATTTATATACCTGGCTTTATTATAACGATCAAAGTGATATTATTCACCAAAATTTGGATAAGGAAGTCATGTTCCCTTAGGCAAATAAAAAAACTCCTTTTGCAGAAGTTCTGCAAAGGAGTTTTTCCAATAAAAAGCTATCTATATCCCCCAGCATTGGCCGGTTTCCCTGCTTCCTGAACCTCAACCAAATATCTGAAAGCATCTGGCTGCGAACCGTCCAAATCATGAAAGTTGTACATTTTAGCCAGCTGGCCACTAGAATAGGACCCGCCGCTCAACCGTTTTTTATCAGGATCTTTTGCTATGGCACTAATTGCACGCCCTATATACCTTGGTGTTTCAGAGATAACGAAATGAGGTTCATTTTTGGCAGCATCTTTCCAGTTTTCCTCTGTTACCCCAAACACCTCAAGCATAATTTCAGAACGCATCCAGCCGGGTGAAACAGCAGCCGCAGTGCAATCATAAGGAGCAAGTTCATGTGCCAGCGCTTTGGCCATCCGGATAACCGAGCTTTTAGCCAAATCATAAAAAAGAGACAGACGGTAGCGATTTTGATTGTACTCCTCTGTTCCATCTGTTATTTCGGCAACTAATCCGCCTTTGTTTTTAATCAGGAGCGGAAGGGCATAATGACTTGTGATAATATGCGTATCAATCGCCAGACGAAGCATTCTCATCCCCTTCTCCAGGGAATGCTCCCAGACTGGAATATCCCATTCCATCAAATTTTCGCTTCCCCATATATCATTGACGAGGATATCCAGCCTTCCCTGTTCTTTTTCTATTCTTTCAATTAAAGATCGCACCTGATCAGGTATGAGATGATCCACTTGGACAGCAATTCCAATGCCGCCCAGTTCATTGACCAATTCAGCTGTTTCTTCGATTGTTTCCTTACGGCCATATTCTGACATCTGATTTCGTGTCGTACGGCCTGTTACATACACTGTAGCTCCTGCCGCTCCCAGTTCCATGGCGATTCCGCGGCCTGCTCCCCGCGTTCCCCCAGCTACCAATGCTACCTTCCCTTTTAATGATGTCATTCCGATCTGCCCCCTTTTGTGTTATATCTATACTATAATCATTAATGTTGACATCCAATGTCATATTTAAAACTTTTTGGCCAGGAGTGAACAGAATGCGCGCGGACAGACTCATTTCTATATTATTATTGCTTCAAAATAACGAAAGAATGACTACGAGGGAATTGGCAAGAGAATTGGAGGTAACAGACCGCACCATTCACCGGGATATGGAAGCCTTAAGTGCTGCAGGCATCCCTGTCCTTGCTGAACGGGGAAAATTCGGCGGATGGAGACTGCTTGATAAATACAGAACGAATCTTACCGGGTTAAAAGCTAATGAAATCAAAACCCTGCTTCTCTCCCCCTCCTTTCAGCACCTTGCGGATCTAGGAATCAGTGAAGATTGGAAAGAAGCACGCCAAAAGCTGCTTGCTGCGATTCCCGCACCAATGAAAGATGATGTTAAAGACATTTCCAACCGGATTCATATAGATACCAGCACGTGGAGACAAACCCCACGGGAAATGAAGTCATTTGGAATAGTGCAGCAGGCTGTATGGGAGGAGAAAAAGCTTCAAATCCAATACGAAAAGGCAAATAAACAAACTATTGAGAGAATCGTTGATCCATTGGGGCTGGTAGCTAAAGGGAACACCTGGTATCTCATAGCTGCTTCTGATGAAAAGATAAAAAGCTATCGAGTTTCGAGAATAGTGGAAGCAAAATTGATGAATGACAAATTCAGCAGGCCGAATAACTTTGATCTTGCTGGCTATTGGCAGGAATCAAAGCAGTCATTCATTAGCAGCCTGCCTAGGTTTGAGGTGGAAGTAGAAATTTCTCCCTCCATCATTCAGCGGATAAATTTTACTGGGCGATTTGTACAGGTGATACACATGGATAACCCTAAGGATAATGGATGGATTCCAGCAAGTCTTTGCTTTGATACTGAACAGGAGGCAAGGGAGTATATACTTGGGTTTGGGGATCAGATTAAGATTGTAAGCCCTGTTTCACTTAGGAAAAGTGTGAGGGGGATGGCTGAGGGTGTGGTTAATTTATATAGTGAAAAGAAGAGATAATCCTTGACGTAATAACCGGAGGTCAACTCAGCTCCTTCCATTCTGCACTCTACTTGTTTTGTATATATGTCGCAATACATGAGATTTGGTAAGTTTACACCTTAAATTGCTGTTTAACTAAAAAAACTTAATTGGAAAGATATCACTCTATAATTGTCAATCATATCTTTATATTCCTTATAAACTACGATAGTTTGCACTTATTTCATTCTTGTCCTTGGTGAATAAATTAAGATTAACGATACGTTAATCACCCACTGCAAAAGTAACTAACCAGTTCAAATTTATGCTATAATAAAGAATATTCAGACTATTAAAGGAGCATAGCATATGAAACAAAACATTATTGACATTGTCCAATCACAAGTGATTGCATCAATCAAGGAAGAAGACGACCTGGAAAAGGCAGTCCGGTCAAAAGCCAACATCGTCTTCATCCTTACTGGAAATTTAATTACGATGAATGGATACCTGAAAAAACTAAAACAAGCCGGCAAAACTACCTTTATCCATATTGATTTCATTGATGGACTGTCCAACACAAAGAGTGCCATTAAATACATAGCAGAAATCTGGAAGCCATCCGGCATCATTACAACGAAGAGCAACCTGATTAAATATGCAAAGGAAGAAGGCCTTATGACGATCCAGCGCCTTTTTCTTATTGACCGCAATGCTCTTGTCAAGGGTATCGATATCGCACATAATTGTAAACCAGATGCCATCGAAGTTCTTCCTGGCCTGATGCCATCTGTCATTGATAAACTGACAACAATGACAGCGCTGCCAATCATCGCTGGCGGCCTGATCAGTAATAAGGAAGACATTCTGAATGGATTAGGGGCAGGTGCACTCGCCATTTCCTCTGGTGATCCAAAGCTCTGGAATCTGGATCTCTAACCGAATAGAGCTCAATTCACAGGAGTTGAGCTCAATCTCTTTTCAAGTTCCAACCTCTTCCTCATTTTCTGCTTTTGTCTTTCTTTTTTTCTTAATCCTTGGAAAACGCACTCTCGTAATCTCCCTCTCTTCAAAGTAGTTTCCTATCTTTGTAATGGTGAATGTAACTAACGTTGCGAAGATGACGATGGTATAAAATCCTGCTCCAATTCCAATCCCGACTCCCCCAGCGTAAAAGATCATCGCAGCTGAAGTCAGCCCCTTTACTCTCAAGCCGTCTTTCAAGATCACACCTGCACCAAGGAAACCCAGACCTGATACAATCTGTGCTGCCAGACGCATAGGATCCATCACTTTTCCGCTATCCGGCTGACTTAGCAGCTCTGCACTTTCGATCGAAACAATCGTAATCAGTGTACATGCCACCGATACATACGTATACGTTTTTAAACCAGCCGGCTTATTTTTCGATGTCCTGTCCCATCCGATTAAAAATCCTAATACAGCACTGACCACAATCCGAAAATAAGTCTCATGCTGCCAGAAGAATTCATTCATATACTCCATGTAAACCGCCATCCAACCAACTCCCTTCACGATAAAAAGAGACCACGCCATGAAACGAATGCTAAATCTCCCCACTAATAGTGAGGAAATCATAGTGTTCGCTTCATAGGTGATCTCTTTTGCTCTTCCTACAAGCCGACGTTTATTTTCGTTACTTCTATTATAAAACATTTGCTTCTCCATATCAAGCATTATTCTAATAATTCAGAATATACTTAAATATCCTGCCGAATATGCATTGCCACACCAAAGTCCCCATATGATTAAATTAGGTAATAAAATAGCGGGTGGAGATGAAGAGAGCCCTGTGCCAATTGTGTGTACGATGATCGTACATTCTGTTGTCATGGGGTTCTTTTCATTTTTACATAAATAACATTTTTAAAAGGAGGAAGTAAGTTGAAAATTAAATCAATTAGCTGGGCAGCTGCTTTTATTCTCGTTTTAGGCATCGTAATGGTATTAATCCCCTCACAAAACGCCAAGGCAGAAGATGCAATCCCACCCAACCTGTTGATCACAGAATTGATTCCTAATACCGATAACTACGCAGGTTATGATGCATTTGAATACTTTGAGCTTTATAACAATAGCCCGGATCCAATCGACCTGAAAGGATATCGATTCGCCTCCCGCAATTGGGACGAAGAAATCGAGGAAGCATACATTTTAAAGCCTTGGGAAACAGTAGTAGTCTGGACAAGAACCGCATCAATCAGCCCTATTTCACTGGATGCATTTAACTATAACTATTTCTTTTCCTACAAAAGTAAGTATTTACAAGAAGAGGATACAATCATCCTTGGCAACATCGGCGGGCTAGCCAATGGCGGTAGCACACTAACCGTTTATGACCCCGATGGCCACGAAGTCGTCAGAGCGGATTATGCAGCAGAGGACGTTTCTCTAAAGAAAACAGTCACCTTTACCTATCCTAAGGACAATACACGGACAATGGAAAAATTATCAATAAACCAAAACCCGACTCCGGGATGGCTGGTAGAAGATCAAGCCCCAGCTCGTCCAGTAATAGATAAAGAGGCTCCGCATCCGCCGGTCAACCTGGAAGCGACTGCTGGCAGCGGAAATGCTGCATTGACCTGGGATGCATCTTCCGAAACAGATCTATTCCGTTATCATATTTACAAAGATGGCCATTTCGAATATTCAGTAGATGCATCACAGACAGAATTTCCCCTTTATATGTTAATCGGCAATCAAACGTACTCATTACAAGTAAGCGCAGAGGATACATCAGGGAATGTATCGGAAAAATCAGCCCCTGTACAAGTAACACCAGAACACCAAATCATTACTCAGCTGGAACGATGGAAACATCAAAAAGATCCTGCCTATCAAGGTCTATGGGATATCAGTTCGGACGGACCGGTGATTGCAGGATTAGCCCAAGGACTGGTCCCTCAAGGATTAACCTATTATCAGAAAAAAGACTGGCTGCTTACCATAAGCTATGTCGATGATGGAATTCGGCCTGGTACCATTACCGTAACAGATCGCACGACAGGCAAACTGGTGAAATCGGTTGTCCTTTACAACACCGATGGCACACCGTATACCGGTCACGCTGGTGGCGTTACCGTCAGTCGCGATCATGGCTGGGTAGCTTCCGAGAATTACTTGTTCAGCTTCAATTTAAGTGACCTGGCAGAAGCGGAAAATAACGGAGAAATTCAGTTCACAAGACAAATACCATTACCGGTCGAGGCGGCTTACACCGTTTATGATGAGGGCATTCTCTGGGTCGGAGAATTCTATGAGGCAAGCTCCTATCCGACCGATCCATCTCACCATATTGAAAACAGGGATGGAGAAATGCACTACGCCTGGATGATCGGCTTCAATTTGGAACGAAACAACGATATGCTTGCTGAAGCCCATTGGGATGGCTCACCTGAGCACAATGCTGTGCCTGATTACGTCCTTTCAACGACTGGAAAAGTCCAAGGCGCCATTATACAAAAAGCAGCAGGGAATGGCATCAAGCTAAGTACATCCTACGGAAGAGCAAACGACAGTGTACTGTATCGTTATGAATACCCATTAAAAGAAGACCCTCATTCCTATGCCACTGTCGAAGGAAAAGAAGTACCCCTATGGTTCCTTGATGGACACACTGCTAAACCACGCCAAAGTATCGAAGCAATCCCGATGCCAGAAGGAATCGTTGAAGTACAAAAAGAACTCTACGTCGTGTTTGAGTCCGGAGCAGATAAATACCGCTATACGACCACCTACCCGATGGACCGGATGCTCAAAATCGATATGAAGAAATTAATGAAGGATGATAAAGGAATCGAATAACACAAAAAAGGGAGCGGGATTCTATTACCGCTTCCTTTTTTAATATCATTTTAACGATAGCAATCCACTCACCGAGGGTAAGACATAATCTGGCTTCCACGGAGAAACCCTCAAGTCCTCCTCGGTAGTAATCCCACTAAGTACAAGTGCTGTTTTCATTCCAGCTTCGATTCCCATCCGGATATCCGTTTCGAGGCGATCACCGATCATCACACATTCATCCGGCTTAAGCTGCAAAATTTCCAATGCTGTTTCAATCGTTAGAATGGATGGCTTTCCGATCTGTACATCAATCGTTTTCCCGGCAACCGCTTCCACCGCACCAATCATTCCGGCACAGTCCGGAACATCGCCTACCTCCATGGGACAGGTTCTGTCAGGATTGGTTGCAATCATCTTTGCACCAAGCTTTACGGACTGATAGGCAAAATTCAAATGATCGTAGTGAAAATCTCGATCCCATGACAGTACAACGACGTCGATCTCTGCTGGTGCCAGCCCTTCCCGAAATCCGGCAAGTGCCAGTTCATCTTTGATTGGCTGCTCTCCAATCACATACAATGTGGCATTAGGATGATGTTCCCGCAAATATTCAATCAACGTAAGTGTCGGATTCAAAATGTTCTCCAGGCTCGCATTGATCTTGAAGCCGCGCAACTTCTCCACATAACACTGACGCGATTCAATCGTCTTGTTTGTAAGGAATAGCACTTTCTTCCCCTCATTGAAAAGGGAATTCACCACAGTATCTGCTCCTTCAATCAATTGCTTCCCAAGATATACGGTGCCATCCAAGTCAAAAATATATCCTTTCAAGTTTCTCATTGTTCCCCTCCATCCAATAAAGTAAAACTTCAATCAGTGGGTGTTTTAGTGCCCGTTAGAGGGCAATAAAAAATTCCTTGAGCATGACGATTTCTCCAATTTAATAATTGGATGCCGCCAAACCCAAGGAATCTCCTCATCTCTATCCTTGATCTATTTACCTATACTGTTTTCGTCATCAGGTCTTCGCCGATGACGACCTTCAAGATGCTAAGCTTTGCCACCTCTTCTTCATATGGTTCTTTATCTGACAAGTGGACTAACACAATCTCACCGATTTTATCCAAATCATACTTCTCTACAACTTCAACGAGACTGCTGTGGTTACCGGCCACTTTACGAGCAGATGTCGCCTCATGAATTAACATATCTATATGGTCATACTGTCCGATTCGTGCGTTGATTTCCGTATCACTTGAATAAACGACTACTCGACCAGGGCATCGGACCTCCAGCCCAACAGTAGGAACAGAATGAAGCGCTTTAAAACAGGAAAAAGTCATCTCCCCGCCTGACAACAGCTCCTCTTCCTGATCACCATCAAATGTTTCCACCTCAATGGAAAAGGCGATCGGCCACTTGTCAGCCTCCATTGTCGCCAGCCATTCGTAAAGCTTTTTCTCATTACGGTAATCGCAAAAAATCCGTAAAGGCTTTTTCCTGTTTTCCAGCCACATCCCCCACAGCAAAGATGGCAACCCATAAATATGGTCGATATGAAAATGGGTGAATATCACTGCATCGAGCTCACTTAAGTCCATCTGCATTTGCTTCAGTTTTCTGCAAGGATTGCCGCTGACATCGACCAGGACATGATAACCGTCATTCGAAAAGCAAATTGAAGTATTATCGCGATTGGAACCGGGATAGGCACTTCCCGTTCCCAAAAAATGAATATCCATTTAACCACCACCTATTTAATTCCTGAATGCATGAAGCTTGATACGAATTGTTTTTGGAAAATGAAGAAAGCAACTACTAATGGCATGATGACCATTACCGTACCTGCAGCGACCATTCCCCATTGTGCTCCCGTTTCATACGATTGCGCAAACAAGGCAAGTCCAACGGTCAACGGTCGGGACTCGACAGAATCCGTGATAATCAACGGCCACATGAAGTTGCTCCAATGGTGACTGACGGACACGAGCGCAAACGCAATATATGTCGGTTTAGCCGATGGAATGTATACATGCCAAAGCGTCTGATACCATTTACAGCCGTCTATTCTCGACGCTTCATCGAGATCATACGGGACCTGCTTAAAAGTCTGGCGCAACAGGAACACCCCGAATGCTGATGCCCAATACGGCATCATGACGGCCAGCTTCGTATTAACGAGCCCAAGCTGGCTAATAACCTGGTAGTTCGGAAACAACAGAATTTCAGGCTGAATCATCAGCTGGAGCAAAAACAAGATAAACAGTACATTTTTTCCTTTGAAGTTCACCCGTGCAAAAGCATAAGCCGCAAGCGTAATCGTGAACAACTGGACAATCAGCACGCCAAATACGATGACGAACGTATTGATGTAGTATTGGATAAATGGTGCAGTCTCCCACGCTTTCACATAGTTTTCAACTGTTGGGTTTGAGACCCAGAACGGAAAACCTCCATTGATCACTTGATTCCCGGGAGAGAAAGAAGTAATGATTACCCAAAGCAGCGGGATAAACGAAATGATCCCAAGAACAATAATGATGCCATAGTTCAGTTTTTTCATCATTCTCCCCTCCTTAATAATGGATTTTCCGATCAAGATACAAATAGTTGAATGCTGTGACCCCCAGCATGATGACAATCAAAATCACGGTCAGAACGGCAGCTTTGCCAAGATCCCAGTTCGTAAATGCCGCTTCATAGATATGATAGAGCAGCAGATTGCTGGCATTATCCGGTCCACCCTTAGTCATAATGTACAAGTGGTCGACGTTCTTGAATGAATTCGTAATCGCCACGATCATGACGAACAGCGTCGTCGGCATCAGCAGCGGGAACGTGATATGACGGAACATCTGGAGCGGTTTCGCCCCTTCGATCTCAGCCGCTTCATAGACATCTCTCGGTAAATTTTGCAAACCAGCTAAATAAAAAATCATATAAAAACCAGCATCTTTCCAAATAATCATGACAATCATCACAATCATTACTGTATTGGGATTCCCCAGCCAGTTCGTGTCCCCTGCTCCGAACAAATGAAGGAAGTTATCGAGCAGTCCGTACTGAGGGGTGTAAATGAAAAGCCAAATATTCGCTACCGCAATTAACGGAATGATTGTCGGGTAGAAAAACGATGTCCTAAGCAAGGAGCTTCCGGCCATTTTTTTATTCAGCCAGATGGCAAGATACATCGCTAGGAACAAACTCGTTGGCACTGTCCCAATCATGAAGATGATGTTATTCAGAATGACCTTCCTGAATATCTCATCAGCTAAAACTTCTTTATACTGATCCAATCCGGAAAACTGCAGCCGGGTCATCGGACCACTGTAGAAGCTTAACTGGATCGACTTGAGAGTTGGGTAAAACGTAAACATAGTTAAAAAAATGAAAGAAGGAAACAGTAATCCGTAGGCGAACAGATTGTGCCTCGTTCCGGAACTGAATTTTCTTCGCTTCGTTGTCATCAGATCTAACCCACCTTTCTTGTGAATAAAGAGAGCCCAGGTCAGCATATTTTCACTTGAGCTCCACTCCATTCAGTCCACTGCTGCAGCTTTATTACTGAAAAGGCTTCAGCACTTCTTCTGCTTTCTCCTGAGCTTTTTCCAATCCTTCGTCAACTGAGCTTTGTCCAGTCAAGATCGATTGAATATGATCATTGAAAATTTTCTGCACCTCACCATTTTGGTAAGTTGCCAATTCGCTATCCGCATATTCCAATTGCTCGCGGGCAACAAGTGCAGGCGGGAATTCCTCTACATACTTTTTCAGCAAGTCCGTTTCATAAGCAGATTCTCTAGTGGCGACATATCCTGTATCGATAGACCACTGAGCTACGCGCTCAGGTTCCGTAAGAAATTTCATGAACTTGATCGCAGCTTCCTTGTTAGCTTTGGGAAGATCTTTGAACAAGTAGATGTTTCCTCCTCCAGTCGGGGATCCAAACTGATTATTTGCCGGCAGGAATGATACACCGAAATCAAAGTCTGCATTGTTCTTCACATTTGTCAGATTACCTGTCGTGTGGTACATCATCGCTGTTTTTCCGCTCAAGAAGTCAGAAGGAACTGTCGCCCATTCAATGACACCCTCCGGCATGATCTTATGCTCTTTTCCAAGGGACAACCAATAATCCATCGCTTCTTTTGCGTAAGGTGCGTTGAAGTGCACTTTCTTTCCATCTTCAGACATGATGTTGTCTTCAGTCTGAAGTGCTAAAGCCTGGAACATCCAGTACTGGTATCCAGTACTCGGGATTTCAAGACCCCATTGGTCCTTACCGCCATTTTTCGTCAGCTTCTTCCCGTATTCCACCAGCTGATCCCAGTTTTCAGGTGGAGCTTCCGGATCCAGTCCGGCTTCTTTGAATGCGTCCTTGTTGTAGTATAGGACAATTGTGCTGCGCTGGAATGGCAAGCTGTATACCTTATCTCCGATAGAAGAATTCGCCATGAATCCATCGTAAAAATCATTTAAGTACTCTTCGTCAAACAAAGGTGTCACTTCCTCGATCAGGTCGTTCTCAAGTAAAGTGAATAGATCAATTGAGAATAAAACAGCAAGTTCAGGCGGATTCCCTCCCTGCGCTGACGCCATCACCTGTGTCATCGTTTCAGCATAACTGCCGCCATACTTCGCATTGACCTTGATGTCAGGATTTTCTTTCTCGAATTCTTCTACAATTCCATCAACAATGTTCGCTACATCCCCCCCAACCGCAACCGGGAACCAGAAATCAATCTCAGCCGTTTCTCTCACTTCAGTGTCACTGCTGCATCCGGCAAGGACAACCAGTAAAACTAAAACGAATGATAAAAACTTAACCTTCATGCCTTTTCCCCCTTAATATCCATTTTTTCATAAAAAAACCCATGAACAATAACTGCATCACAAAGAAGTGTCATGCAATTTATTGTTCACAGGGAATCTCCGCATCTCTACCCTAGACAATAACCTGTCTAATATATATGTCTTATTACTCACAATAATAACCAATCCTTTGCAATAAAATTTTGAAGGTTTTTTCATTGGATTTTTATCTTACTAAATCAATTGAAATCATGAAAAAAGGTGCCTGGCCCTTTAGGCATTAACGTATCCAACGCAGCCGGGGTCAGGCACCAATATTCCAAAAACGAGCCTTCTCAATCAATTTTGGGGCTCGTTTTTGTCATTAGGGCAGGAGTCCATTTATGTAACTCCTAAAGATAAATTAATTTCATGAACTATTCACTCTTTAATGATCTCAGACAGCTTTGCTTTATAGGCTATTTATATGTT is a genomic window containing:
- a CDS encoding lamin tail domain-containing protein, with the translated sequence MKIKSISWAAAFILVLGIVMVLIPSQNAKAEDAIPPNLLITELIPNTDNYAGYDAFEYFELYNNSPDPIDLKGYRFASRNWDEEIEEAYILKPWETVVVWTRTASISPISLDAFNYNYFFSYKSKYLQEEDTIILGNIGGLANGGSTLTVYDPDGHEVVRADYAAEDVSLKKTVTFTYPKDNTRTMEKLSINQNPTPGWLVEDQAPARPVIDKEAPHPPVNLEATAGSGNAALTWDASSETDLFRYHIYKDGHFEYSVDASQTEFPLYMLIGNQTYSLQVSAEDTSGNVSEKSAPVQVTPEHQIITQLERWKHQKDPAYQGLWDISSDGPVIAGLAQGLVPQGLTYYQKKDWLLTISYVDDGIRPGTITVTDRTTGKLVKSVVLYNTDGTPYTGHAGGVTVSRDHGWVASENYLFSFNLSDLAEAENNGEIQFTRQIPLPVEAAYTVYDEGILWVGEFYEASSYPTDPSHHIENRDGEMHYAWMIGFNLERNNDMLAEAHWDGSPEHNAVPDYVLSTTGKVQGAIIQKAAGNGIKLSTSYGRANDSVLYRYEYPLKEDPHSYATVEGKEVPLWFLDGHTAKPRQSIEAIPMPEGIVEVQKELYVVFESGADKYRYTTTYPMDRMLKIDMKKLMKDDKGIE
- a CDS encoding DUF4179 domain-containing protein; this translates as MVLIIPAKNNPILPVTIRVKDIESIVSWFKQHQRSFYAIGWSYLGSQRKIEELFYRAILRVHKELPSFKSSTSFEMWILSIFIHICRELALNKSLQASEEFDSHQEIFHELHQLKEKEREVLVLTYIKGLFKDETAQLLQVSAEQVKELLFSGLQSLRNGMGYGEHYHGCNEYQMLYVDYLERNLERPAKIDFEMHIYHCQDCQEDLAALQEVMVSFTEAIEKFSVPAGFMENVKERIAERESLDQQKKNKRKRNGFIAASIFVLVIFAGIFTGVFSKLFYTWTEENQELRAFLQEDVGERLNLEAESSGVKIKIKGAIADDVQTLIFYEIEDTNENNQFMINFDDGVFIEDEGKIMMANTYPRYFPPDIESDLNNKEKNIYHGKMSLRPLKEDTGTIKLKLNKVMKLKRDSSDSYMSMEPEKGEWNFEIPVTKQPSTEYALNEKIELEGVPVRLDKLILAPTATILQYGINNEQPAKRLEMINFNDLEVNNKFLKADLYGNSYVHNQPDINWSIFQAHFEPLFETETNEVKVQFASVYLSIEDHKTIKLDASREYPQTFEYAGSTISIDKVEIGQPTTVIFSNHKIKNRAYESLHYFIETEQENNSMEGDYEGVIVDKNGKEYDMHKITPKIYEEMEQPRHFFTVQSVKLPGNNVIPKSLKITGYNTTKYLDDVVKILLD
- a CDS encoding SDR family oxidoreductase produces the protein MTSLKGKVALVAGGTRGAGRGIAMELGAAGATVYVTGRTTRNQMSEYGRKETIEETAELVNELGGIGIAVQVDHLIPDQVRSLIERIEKEQGRLDILVNDIWGSENLMEWDIPVWEHSLEKGMRMLRLAIDTHIITSHYALPLLIKNKGGLVAEITDGTEEYNQNRYRLSLFYDLAKSSVIRMAKALAHELAPYDCTAAAVSPGWMRSEIMLEVFGVTEENWKDAAKNEPHFVISETPRYIGRAISAIAKDPDKKRLSGGSYSSGQLAKMYNFHDLDGSQPDAFRYLVEVQEAGKPANAGGYR
- a CDS encoding YafY family protein, whose protein sequence is MRADRLISILLLLQNNERMTTRELARELEVTDRTIHRDMEALSAAGIPVLAERGKFGGWRLLDKYRTNLTGLKANEIKTLLLSPSFQHLADLGISEDWKEARQKLLAAIPAPMKDDVKDISNRIHIDTSTWRQTPREMKSFGIVQQAVWEEKKLQIQYEKANKQTIERIVDPLGLVAKGNTWYLIAASDEKIKSYRVSRIVEAKLMNDKFSRPNNFDLAGYWQESKQSFISSLPRFEVEVEISPSIIQRINFTGRFVQVIHMDNPKDNGWIPASLCFDTEQEAREYILGFGDQIKIVSPVSLRKSVRGMAEGVVNLYSEKKR
- a CDS encoding MgtC/SapB family protein yields the protein MEYMNEFFWQHETYFRIVVSAVLGFLIGWDRTSKNKPAGLKTYTYVSVACTLITIVSIESAELLSQPDSGKVMDPMRLAAQIVSGLGFLGAGVILKDGLRVKGLTSAAMIFYAGGVGIGIGAGFYTIVIFATLVTFTITKIGNYFEEREITRVRFPRIKKKRKTKAENEEEVGT
- a CDS encoding glycerol-3-phosphate responsive antiterminator, which encodes MKQNIIDIVQSQVIASIKEEDDLEKAVRSKANIVFILTGNLITMNGYLKKLKQAGKTTFIHIDFIDGLSNTKSAIKYIAEIWKPSGIITTKSNLIKYAKEEGLMTIQRLFLIDRNALVKGIDIAHNCKPDAIEVLPGLMPSVIDKLTTMTALPIIAGGLISNKEDILNGLGAGALAISSGDPKLWNLDL